The Ziziphus jujuba cultivar Dongzao chromosome 1, ASM3175591v1 genome segment TTAAAATGTTATGCAAtgttaatatgtaattttttattttaaaattatatctaactaaaaaaatctaaaagtcCATCCaggaattatttttcttttaacaaaagtcaataaaaataaataaaatactgatTCAGCCTGTCTAATAAAGCGTCTAGAAATAGACAGTGTTCTCAcggcttttatttcttttgttaccATATTAGCATAACTAATGCACAGAActattggagatgatttttttaaaaccctATCTACTTATCTGATGTAGCaaagaatttttaaatagatatagTTAATATACAGAACCATGGGAGATACTCCAAACATTTTTTATATAACTAAATCGATGAtcttgataataaaaaaatattattatcatatattgTCTCTATGAGCGTGTAAAAGTGTATTgattgaaagaaattaaaaaaaaatatatatatatatatatatatatagtaatatagGGGCTtatggccatcaaaattgaattCAATAAGATAATAATTCATTATTTAGTATCTAAAGTTTggtgactatttttttttttgttttgggttatTGGTAAAGGACTCTagaattattgataaaaaaattatatatctcaATTCTCTACAAAAGTTGAATCCATTTTAAATTGGGCGCATTTTATATACTGAtgtaatattcaaataaaaatttgatatatatatatatatatatatttatataggatGGGAGATGGAAGCTCAAACATTTTATCAAACAAAAGcctcaaaaaatttattacatcaGTTTGTGAGGAAAGTGCATAATTTAAGCCCGCATGAAAGGATATTTATACTGAACAATAATTACACGTGAATTGAACCTGTGACATTACACGTGGGAAGAGAGTGGAGATAGTGTAGCACGCATCTTTCTTCCTTCCACTCTGGAGGCAGTTCAGTGGCAAAAGGATTATCTTCTTTTCCAAAAGTTCAAAGTCTACTTTTACACTCCactatttaaaaatagaaaaagaaaactagtAGTATCATCTTCTTTTGACCATTCCAGTGAAATATTATCTTATACATTTGATGCTTGTCAAACCAATTAACAGAAACAATGCATTATATGTCATTCACAGCCTTTCATGTTCGTAACCTGGCCTGCAAATACAATTAGATTTTCTGAGGCTATATACATAAAGATTTGtagaaatatgaaattgaacaaataaaaatatttttctataacaaATAATGAgaacaaatattataaacataacaattttaaattcaataaaacaaaattacaattataattcaagaatttgaaaaaaataaataaaaatccacagAGATTTATTCAAGGTCTGTGTTCCTCAGCATCCTTAGTTAAATTTGTCTTAAACGGTGTAAATGTTCCTAAAGAGACAGTCTTCCAAAACACAATGAAACATTCAGAGTTTTGAATTTATGCACCTTCAAAACTCCCTACTTCAAACTTGAAGCATACATTTACTTTGTCACACTGATGGCTCTAAAACTAAGAGAATAAAAAAGTTTCTTCTGATTTGCttcgtatgtatatatatatatatacacattcttTCTGAATGGATGTAACTCTGAAGAAGAGTTATAGCCCAAAAGAATCAGATGAGTTACAAACTAAAAACGGTTAAATGAAACTAAATCTTATAAAatcattcaaaacaaaataaacagtcAAATAAAACTATTTGTTACAAAATCATTCAAAACCAAATAACTCTTGTAACTACTTAAATTCATAACCTAATTAAAACATTAGCTGCTCtaagaaattttttaaccaaaaaaaaaaaaataataaaaaaataaaaaaagaaaaaaggccaaaaaaaaaattacaaaatacaacaaaaaacatataaacaaacataaaaaaataaaaaaataaaataaaaattacaaaatacaacaaaaaaacatataaacaaaCATAACCTGTGGCGGCCTAGCCTTTCACCCTATAATTGATTGGAAGGTTTGGGATGCTTTGTTCATGCCTGAAGAAGTTATCCGGATCAACTCTGCTCTTCACCTTCACCAATCTATAAAAGTTGTTCTTGAAATACTTAATTCCCCAAAACCTTGCCTCTATAAAACTCATGTTCTTCTTGTTCATCCCCAGATCAAGATCTCTATAATTCACATACGCTTCTCTTGGAAACTTTGAAACGTACGGGCCCATGTAGTTGTAAACCTTCCTAATCCACTCCATGTGTTTTGCTGTGTTATTTTCACCATCAGTCCAACCAGTTAGGTACTGGATCATGAAGATTGTTCCTTCTCTGTGAGGAAATGGAATTTCTCTCTCTGGAATCCTGTTCATCATACCCCCATATGGAGTCCAAATACTCAGGGCCCCGTCGTCTTCCAAAAACCTTTTCCACAGCCCTTCGAGAGCAGTTTCTGATATAGGCACTTTAACAAAATCTGATTTGGCTTTGAAAAAGAACTTGAGCGTAGATGTCCCCTGGAGCAAAACTTCAGGATGAGTCCCATTTGGGTTGCCTGCTATGTAAAGTACAGAACCAATCCAACTTGTTTCGATGCAATCGTTTCTTGTCAAACCCAATTCGGGAAAGCTCTGTTGCATAACATCAAGCAGCTCATCTGCATCTCCAAGAAACAGGGCATTGTAAGAAGTTGATACTGTTTTCTCAGTGGAATTTCCAATATTGGTTGGTTGAATGATTACCCTGATGAATAGGTCTTCATCAAGGTTAGCTACAACCTGTTGCCATATATGGAGGAGCTTTGTAGCTCCCTGTTCCAATGTCTTTGTCACTGTAAAAACTGTGACAGTTTCCGGAACAGGCACTAGATTTATCTTCCACCATAGAATGATCCCAAAGCTTGCTCCTCCACCTCCTCTGATTGCCCAAAAAAGATCTTCTCCCATGGCTTTTCGGTCAAGAATTCTCCCGGTTGCATCGACAATTCGAGCATCGGCGACGTTATCAGCACCGAGGCCATATTTTCTCATCATTGAGCCATAAGCACCTCCAGTTATATGCCCACCAATTCCTAAACTGGTGCAAAGCCCAGCAGGGAAGCCATGGATTTTGCTTTTCTCAGAAATTCTATAATAAACTTCACCGATGGTGGCACCGGCTTGAATCCATGCACTGTTTTCTTCAATATCGACGTTGATGGACCGGAGTTTGGCGAGGTCGACGACGATGAAAGGTGTTTCGATTTCGGATACATAAGAAAGGCCCTCGTAGTCATGGCCTCCACTTCGCACTCTAAGATGTAATCCAAGCCGTTTTGAACAAATGACAGAGGCTTGGACATGGGAGTCACGAAGGGGTTGGAATATAAACTCTGGCTTTGGCACTGAAGGAACTAAGTACCTGAGGTTTTGTCCTGAAGATTGCAGAACAGAAGTGAATGAAGAAGTGTTCGGGGTGAAAATTGCTGAGGAGATTTGAATTGAACTATCAGAATGAAGAGTGACACATCGGATAAATTTGTCGAGGACTGAAACTGAAGCTGTCCTGCATGAAGCTGACTGCGGAAGAACAAGAATTAGTAATAGAATGGTTGATTTTGAAAGCTTCATGGTCGCCTTCTTTTGGTTTCCTTGTTTGAGTTAATTTCTATATAGGGGTTACACTTGATGAGCCTTGAAGCCACTTTAGCAGTGAGCGTCCAATTAAATGTaatatctttttgaaaaaaccaaacTTTGAACCCCACTATGGCAATAATCCATGCTTTGGGAAAAAGAAGACAGAATATCTTCACGTGTGATTAGAATTCTTGTTTCAATCATTAAGTTTATTGTGGGTGGTTGTGAGCATTAAGCTCGTGTCCACAACTTTCATTATccttattgattaattttatccAGTATGTACTAAAGACTAAAGTTTAAGGGATTAATTTTCCAACAGTTAGATATTATTAtgacaaaaaattttttttaaaaaaaaaaaaaaaaaaaacaacaacaacaacaacaaattctTAGTGATATTATTACGtacatatgttattattttgttaatttaaatattaatataatttaatttatgaatgttagagaaaaatataaatgaaatgaaaatctaTTTTCCATCAgtttaaatttttggaataaatagtattttaatatgatatcaAAACCAACAAATATATGGATCcaaagaaaaacccaaaaaaaacagatttatatttgaaaagagtgttagagaaaaatataaatgaaatgaaagttcaccttccatcaatttaaatattttacttagATTTTTTGTCACCTTTAGCATTATTCCATTATTCATAAGTAATATGGGTAATTGCATTTTAGTGCTTTGTATATTGGATGAATTGCACATTGAACCTCTAATTTAAGACATGTCATATTGGACtttcaatttacaatttattttaccAATTGGCTAACAGAAactttacaaatttaaaaaattgactaGTTTTCTCACGAatcaatttatcaatttttttattttaattataaattgagAAACCTAGTCAttgtttttttctcaattttttataagttaATTTGGAAATTGGATTAATATGAAACACACTGTAGAATGCATTATACAATTTGATCAAAATGGAAaatactaaaatgcaattaattcaaattaatataatttaaatataaatgaataaatctttaaaaaaatatattataactaAATCTAAATCaacaaaacaaaagtaaatgtataatatataacacctcattatttggtatattttttggtaaagtTTTCAGTAATataaatcttaaaataaaattattttggccTACTATTATTAATGATTCCATCATTCCGAGATAGATTCGTTGTACAagtgatttgattttaattttccattaacCAGAACGATTATAAAATATACGAGAAATAAAATAAGTGTGTTTGAaaacaataagaaaaacaaatgggAAAATGTGAACGGAGCTTGAGAaggaaacttttttttctttcttttttttgggtgaacgcTTGAGAAGTAAACGCTGAATGTGTAATTAGAATATGTTTTGCAAGGGAAGTGTGGCCTAAAAAATTCTAAGAATAGTTGTAGAATTGATGAAAGATTTTATGAGAGTCAATAGATTTTAAAAAGGGTTAATAACGTTGTGCtcctataattttttgaaaatcttaaaataaacttttttttttaagatttaaagaTGTATTTAGAATATTTATACGAAATCTAACAGACGTTTTGCCCTCATAgggtattaatattttattagactcatataaaatttcaaaaaaaatctttaaatctCAATCGTTGAATAGATCTAAGGACCAATAAAGaagattcaaataaaaaatatatcagaatgttctaataaaaaactaactctatatatatatatatatatatatatttgttgaataTATAATCCTAGAGTTAGGCTTATATAGGACAACTTGATAGTTTTGATATTAGAATTTTCTTTATTAGCTATTAGATCACATCAaagattgagatttaaaatttaaatatggtaaaatatgaatttaatgatatatttagaTCCTATTTAGAATAAGTGAACCCTATCAAAATacgatgattaataaatatggttttaaATCTCAATATTTAATGCGATCTAAAAGCTCAATAAGgaaattttaatgtaaattttgatattaaaaaactGATTTAGTATgcttgtatataaatatacacatataagaAGATGTGAAAGCACATTTCTATTTCTCTTATGAGAAAAGAATACTacacaatgaaaaaataaaaataaaaataaaaaggctcCTACAACACCTGATAAACAAGGAATGAGATTGCAATTTTGTCTACCTTTTACTGATAATAAGTGAGGCATCCTTATGTCTAATGCTTTCGAGATTgacttcctatatatatatgtatgtatgtatgtatgtatgtatatatatatacaataattatctaattagaggtattttttaaatttaataagaaaTGATTATGTGGTAAATGTTAAAGTCTGTTATATCTAATTTAAAGTATCTTTAATAGgctatttattagttttattctttataaaatagaGAATCAATTCTCATTGTTAAGTCTCCATTCTCCAATAAacttttcatatttataaattaaaataaaaagtaaatttgattCTCCAAATTTAAAGAGCGAAATTCACTCTCTaaagttaaatttttaatattttgattgtatattatattacacCTTCCGATGCATCTATATCACTTTAtgttaattaaaacaataaacaaaaagaaaatattctttcaatttttatgcactagtaatattttacatttccttatgcaacataaaaataaatttaaaaagttgtgTTGCAATGGTTTTATTAGTTtcactctttatttttaaatattctttaagATGcactttataataataaaaaaaaaatgttcttcaAAATGAAAAGCATTGTTGGAGACACtaggattttaaatttaaattcaaatattaattatcctTAAGCATCtttaatataattgaattaGTGATTATTTGATAAAAGACTTCATGGTGTATATGTAGTTAATCTCTTATCAAGATATTATAATGGAAAAATCATCACAACCATTACTTACTAGCTTTTAAATTGTTTGAAGAGCtacaatttaaaaatgttttaatggTCTAAATAAATTGGATGGGTTATGTACTATGGCCATAAACGAGCAAAGTGAACCCAGACTCATTTAAaccccaaaaataattttacatttcaaccattaaaaaaatttgaaagttcaTTAAAAGTGTGATCTTGATTAAAAAGGCATTTCAACGTCTTGATAGGAGAATTATTCAATGttcatatctatataatatataaaaattgaatagtCAATGAAAAAAATACCACGTACcatcataatattattttaaatttcttccaaaattatcaataaaaaaaaattcatccctcattcttcttattatttatgGCCATATCAAAATATCAATCAGTATCAAATAGAACAGTTATTTAATAACATAAGATTTTTTACTTTCAATTAGTtgaatccaaaaatatatatttttattagcacaaaaatataatattatatttataaaataataaattaaagtgtaTCTCCATATATAACATATcttaaattacatatataaatgtaattatataaaaaataataaagatatttctttatttggataaaaaaattacataaataatattattttattttattcgtggaaaaaatttgaaatatcattttcataatatatttgttaaatattgcaAAGTAggatttttattcaaaataaattttttgattttattttatttgagatatctttttattggttgtacctaaaaatatataattttattattataatactaTATATGACGTTTGATTAAGGAAACCACCTTGATTATGACAAAAATGTTAAAGTGTATAATTAggacaaaatataatattatatttgtaaaatgataaattaaaatatatatccacctacaatgtattttaaatatttttatatctacAAACGTAATTATATGGAatataataaagatatctttttatttgtacacaaaaaatatatataaataatataattttattttattagtagaaaaaaattcaaatatcatttttaaaatataattgttaattatggaaaaataggatttatattcaaaataatttttttgattttatttcatttaccaaataagtaaaatatatttggttataaattcGTAAGTGACATCTTCCTattatctaaaatttcaatgttcaatattttggtggtttttatttttttatatttctgttttggttattagagttttttttttgttgtttaatttcaatttatttttttccatggaTCATAATTATGATCATCTAAATTATGACCATGGATGTAGACCATGGTAtggattttttattgaaattgacGATATTGAATCAAAATATGTTGTGGAAACTAATCAAAAAGAGCAAAAGTTTCTTTTGATGAAGATTCCTcactaattattaatttaccTTTATGTATCAAATTTTTCAGGATAATAGAGGACAAgaatataaaaaggaaaaaacgtAAAATATTATTAAGGCTGAGGGTATTATTCAAGCCAAAAGCATGTAAGAAAGAATGATACGATTGTTTTGAAAGTCGGATGGTATCAGAATTTTCGAACTCAGCAATAATggcattgaaaaaaaataacttacaCCGATTAAATATTTatcctaaataattttttttttgttattatgttttatttttttaatctgtttgaaaaataatattaaatttttt includes the following:
- the LOC107405222 gene encoding monolignol oxidoreductase AtBBE-like 13 codes for the protein MKLSKSTILLLILVLPQSASCRTASVSVLDKFIRCVTLHSDSSIQISSAIFTPNTSSFTSVLQSSGQNLRYLVPSVPKPEFIFQPLRDSHVQASVICSKRLGLHLRVRSGGHDYEGLSYVSEIETPFIVVDLAKLRSINVDIEENSAWIQAGATIGEVYYRISEKSKIHGFPAGLCTSLGIGGHITGGAYGSMMRKYGLGADNVADARIVDATGRILDRKAMGEDLFWAIRGGGGASFGIILWWKINLVPVPETVTVFTVTKTLEQGATKLLHIWQQVVANLDEDLFIRVIIQPTNIGNSTEKTVSTSYNALFLGDADELLDVMQQSFPELGLTRNDCIETSWIGSVLYIAGNPNGTHPEVLLQGTSTLKFFFKAKSDFVKVPISETALEGLWKRFLEDDGALSIWTPYGGMMNRIPEREIPFPHREGTIFMIQYLTGWTDGENNTAKHMEWIRKVYNYMGPYVSKFPREAYVNYRDLDLGMNKKNMSFIEARFWGIKYFKNNFYRLVKVKSRVDPDNFFRHEQSIPNLPINYRVKG